A section of the Roseomonas marmotae genome encodes:
- a CDS encoding linear amide C-N hydrolase: MVSKVGRVTAAGLVAAFFATTVADGASACSRILSNGNGQANVVARTMDLNRPDDAKMVVYPRGSERVSKTGDGKSFNWTSKLGSVAVTALGAATSDGMNEKGLVANLLYLGDTKYERRDNRPGLSNLLWAQYVLDNFGSVKEAVEGLKAVQIVPVEHDGKHWPLHLAISDAEGDSAIVEFVDGRMIVHQGKEFTVMTNEPPLETQLKNVRNYKLFGGTKPLPGDIDPESRFVRAASYLKTLPPARSVPEAIAGAQSIARNVAVPPGAKDTSGSVAEDAWPTLWFTLADSTNKTYFFHSARSPNLYWVDLTKIDFGSKAGERAIDAYDWTLAGDITQRLTNAN, from the coding sequence ATGGTAAGCAAAGTTGGACGCGTTACAGCGGCTGGTCTTGTTGCTGCCTTCTTTGCAACAACAGTAGCCGATGGCGCATCGGCCTGTTCCCGCATCCTGTCGAATGGGAATGGTCAGGCTAACGTCGTAGCCCGGACCATGGATCTGAACCGCCCGGATGATGCCAAAATGGTCGTCTACCCGCGCGGATCGGAGAGGGTCTCGAAGACCGGTGACGGAAAATCCTTTAACTGGACATCGAAATTGGGAAGCGTGGCAGTCACCGCGCTTGGAGCCGCGACAAGCGATGGCATGAATGAAAAGGGCCTCGTGGCGAACCTTCTCTATCTTGGCGACACCAAATACGAGCGGCGTGACAATCGGCCCGGCCTCTCGAATCTGCTCTGGGCCCAATATGTGCTCGATAATTTCGGCTCGGTCAAAGAAGCGGTTGAAGGCTTGAAGGCCGTTCAGATCGTTCCTGTTGAGCACGACGGCAAGCACTGGCCACTTCACCTCGCAATATCAGATGCTGAAGGGGATTCTGCTATCGTCGAGTTCGTTGACGGCAGGATGATCGTTCATCAGGGCAAAGAGTTCACCGTGATGACCAACGAGCCGCCGCTGGAGACTCAGCTTAAGAATGTCCGGAATTACAAGCTTTTCGGCGGCACCAAACCGCTGCCGGGCGATATTGATCCGGAAAGCCGCTTTGTCCGGGCCGCCTCGTATTTGAAGACCTTGCCGCCGGCCAGGAGTGTTCCAGAAGCCATTGCCGGCGCTCAGTCCATTGCCCGCAACGTGGCAGTCCCGCCGGGCGCCAAAGATACCTCCGGCAGCGTCGCCGAGGATGCATGGCCGACACTGTGGTTCACCCTGGCCGACTCAACCAACAAGACCTATTTCTTCCACTCCGCCAGATCTCCCAATCTCTACTGGGTCGACCTCACGAAGATCGATTTCGGCTCGAAAGCAGGCGAACGAGCTATCGACGCCTATGACTGGACCCTCGCCGGAGACATCACGCAGCGTCTCACCAACGCCAATTGA
- a CDS encoding nuclear transport factor 2 family protein, whose protein sequence is MTPDLPEPIASYFAADSQDAAAVARCFKEDAVVVDERQTHVGRDAIGRWKAEASTRYSYVSEPIAAEEVGGRMIVTSRVTGNFPGSPADLRYIFHLEGAAIARLEIVS, encoded by the coding sequence ATGACGCCCGATCTACCAGAGCCCATAGCCAGCTATTTCGCCGCCGACAGCCAGGATGCTGCGGCGGTCGCGCGCTGCTTCAAGGAGGATGCCGTCGTCGTCGATGAACGGCAGACCCATGTGGGCCGCGATGCCATCGGTCGCTGGAAGGCGGAGGCATCCACCAGATACAGCTATGTCAGCGAACCCATCGCTGCTGAAGAAGTCGGCGGCAGGATGATCGTCACCAGCCGGGTGACCGGCAACTTCCCCGGCAGCCCTGCTGATCTGCGCTATATCTTTCACCTCGAAGGCGCGGCCATCGCACGTCTGGAGATCGTCTCGTAA
- a CDS encoding FAD-dependent oxidoreductase translates to MTEQMARTARPGARPEGLAAHEARVARDLELLTLPPANWTAAVTGPDGQPLLDVLVVGAGMYGIAAAAALSFKGLRNLLVVDRAPEGQEGPWVTYARMETLRSPKQLPGVSLGIPSLTFRAWYEAREGQEAWESLYKVPNAVWQDYLGWVRRVLRLPVRNGVELLSATPGEGFVTVRLREGGEERSLHTRRLVLASGRGGTGGVSLPAGVDPALGPDRMAHTNAGIDFAALRGRHVAVIGAGPSSWDNASTALEAGAARVDMYVRRRVLPQINKGRGSAHPGFFEGWADLPPEEKWRILAYMHDLQAPPPHESIHRAMRHPNFRIHLGTPLRAARPAPEGVALDLGDGSHALVDFLILGTGFTVDMSRVTELSQVAGEIAIWADSYTPPPGLEQEELSRFPWLGHGFELTERRPGHCPGLSRIHLFNHAALASLGAVASDVPGVSTGAERLAHRMAAHFFTEDIGHVRERLEAFAEPELQGTPFFALPG, encoded by the coding sequence ATGACGGAGCAGATGGCCAGGACCGCCCGGCCAGGGGCCCGGCCCGAGGGACTCGCCGCGCATGAGGCGCGGGTGGCGCGCGACCTGGAGCTGCTGACCCTGCCGCCGGCGAACTGGACGGCCGCCGTGACGGGACCTGATGGCCAGCCGTTGCTGGATGTGCTGGTGGTGGGCGCGGGTATGTATGGCATCGCCGCCGCCGCCGCGCTGAGCTTCAAGGGGCTGCGGAACCTGCTGGTGGTGGACCGCGCGCCGGAAGGACAGGAAGGCCCCTGGGTCACCTATGCCCGCATGGAAACCCTGCGGAGCCCGAAGCAGCTTCCCGGCGTCTCCCTGGGTATCCCCTCCCTGACCTTCCGCGCCTGGTATGAGGCGCGGGAAGGGCAGGAGGCCTGGGAAAGCCTTTACAAGGTGCCCAATGCCGTCTGGCAGGATTACCTGGGCTGGGTCCGCCGGGTGCTGCGCCTGCCCGTCCGCAACGGGGTGGAACTCCTCTCCGCCACGCCGGGGGAGGGCTTCGTCACCGTCAGGCTGCGGGAAGGCGGGGAGGAGCGCAGCCTCCATACCCGGCGGCTGGTGCTGGCCAGCGGGCGGGGCGGCACGGGCGGCGTCTCGCTGCCGGCGGGGGTAGACCCGGCGCTGGGGCCGGACCGCATGGCCCATACCAATGCCGGGATCGACTTCGCGGCGCTGCGCGGTCGCCATGTGGCGGTGATCGGCGCCGGGCCGTCCTCGTGGGACAATGCCTCGACGGCGCTGGAGGCCGGGGCCGCGCGGGTGGACATGTATGTCCGCCGCCGCGTGCTGCCGCAGATCAACAAGGGACGCGGCTCCGCCCATCCCGGCTTCTTCGAGGGCTGGGCAGATCTGCCGCCCGAGGAGAAGTGGCGCATCCTCGCCTATATGCACGACCTGCAGGCGCCGCCGCCGCATGAGTCCATCCACCGGGCGATGCGGCACCCGAATTTCCGGATCCATCTCGGCACGCCGCTGCGGGCGGCCCGGCCGGCGCCGGAGGGCGTGGCGCTGGATCTCGGGGATGGCAGCCACGCGCTGGTGGATTTCCTGATCCTCGGCACCGGCTTCACGGTGGACATGTCCCGCGTGACGGAGCTTTCCCAGGTGGCGGGGGAGATCGCCATTTGGGCCGACAGCTACACGCCGCCGCCGGGGCTGGAGCAGGAGGAGCTGTCGCGCTTCCCCTGGCTGGGCCATGGCTTTGAGCTGACGGAGCGGCGGCCCGGCCACTGCCCCGGCCTCTCCCGCATCCATCTCTTCAACCATGCGGCGCTGGCCAGCCTGGGCGCGGTGGCCTCGGATGTGCCGGGCGTCTCGACGGGGGCGGAGCGGCTGGCGCACCGCATGGCCGCGCATTTCTTCACCGAGGATATCGGTCATGTGCGCGAGAGGCTGGAAGCCTTCGCCGAGCCGGAACTGCAGGGCACGCCCTTCTTCGCGCTGCCGGGCTGA
- a CDS encoding alkylhydroperoxidase domain protein, producing the protein MADQIITHPENAEPNRFTQEELGWLPWLPPMEEAQLTERHWTGLVDRSRSKSAYFMLLAHDPDILGARTRTDKDIFYNAKEGLPRPERELSAAAASRYNGCIYCASVHARFASQFSKRREDVQQLLDEGVGTSIDPRWDAIIAASVALSATPSRFGAAEIARLREAGLEELEIADVIHGAAFFNWANRLMLSLGEAAPPQPK; encoded by the coding sequence ATGGCCGACCAGATCATCACGCATCCCGAGAATGCCGAACCCAACCGCTTCACGCAGGAGGAGCTGGGCTGGCTGCCCTGGCTGCCGCCGATGGAGGAAGCGCAGCTGACCGAGCGGCACTGGACCGGGCTGGTGGACCGCTCGCGCTCGAAGTCCGCCTATTTCATGCTGCTGGCGCACGACCCCGATATCCTCGGCGCCCGCACCCGCACGGACAAGGACATCTTCTACAACGCCAAGGAGGGCCTGCCGCGCCCGGAACGCGAGCTCTCCGCCGCCGCGGCCTCACGCTACAATGGCTGCATCTACTGCGCCTCGGTCCATGCCCGCTTCGCCTCGCAGTTCTCGAAGCGGCGGGAGGACGTGCAGCAACTGCTCGATGAAGGCGTGGGCACCAGCATCGACCCGCGCTGGGACGCCATCATCGCCGCCTCCGTCGCGCTGAGCGCCACGCCCAGCCGCTTCGGCGCCGCCGAGATCGCGCGGCTGCGCGAGGCCGGACTGGAGGAGCTGGAGATCGCCGACGTCATCCACGGCGCGGCCTTCTTCAACTGGGCGAACCGGCTGATGCTCTCCCTGGGCGAGGCCGCCCCGCCCCAGCCGAAGTAG
- a CDS encoding CMD domain protein, producing MTAAIADVIDHLAGIAPDSPLDHIRRARPQTRENAQASYLALFAPAETTTVSLPERFAVACFVAGLHRQAEVQGFYAEGLRQAGAAPGLLAAIEAEIVAGQAEGPAGHFPAGPLSAEDSEPPRYRIPEGRRAALTPRLAAALEHAHLLVFHPRDAAPAALQALLDAGWTTPGIVTLSQLIAFLAFQLRVVLGLRALAAQNA from the coding sequence ATGACCGCCGCCATCGCAGACGTCATCGACCATCTCGCCGGCATCGCGCCGGATTCGCCGCTCGATCATATCCGCCGGGCCCGGCCGCAGACGCGGGAGAATGCCCAGGCCAGCTATCTCGCGCTCTTCGCGCCGGCGGAGACCACGACGGTTTCCCTGCCCGAGCGCTTCGCCGTCGCCTGCTTCGTCGCCGGCCTGCACCGGCAGGCGGAGGTGCAGGGCTTCTACGCCGAGGGCCTGCGGCAGGCGGGTGCGGCGCCCGGCCTTCTGGCGGCCATCGAGGCGGAGATCGTGGCAGGACAGGCCGAAGGCCCGGCCGGGCATTTCCCCGCCGGCCCGCTGAGCGCCGAGGACAGCGAGCCGCCCCGGTACCGCATCCCGGAGGGGCGCCGCGCCGCGCTGACGCCCCGGCTTGCGGCGGCGCTGGAGCACGCGCATCTGCTGGTCTTCCACCCCCGCGACGCCGCCCCGGCGGCGCTGCAGGCGCTGCTGGATGCCGGATGGACGACACCGGGCATCGTCACCCTCTCGCAGCTCATCGCCTTCCTGGCCTTCCAGTTGCGCGTCGTGCTGGGGCTGCGCGCCCTGGCGGCGCAGAACGCCTGA
- a CDS encoding multidrug effflux MFS transporter, with protein MSSLPLPPAAPASTFPRWLPLLLGFLTAIGPLSTDMYLPAFPAVEASFRSPPGSAEITLAAWFMGLAVGQLVQGSLADRYGRRGPLLVGLVVFIIGSAGCALATDIQTLAICRFIAAFGGSASTVLPRAVVRDIAEGFTAAKLMSRLTLVMGAAPILAPSLGGLMLQFGSWRQIFWFGVCYALLSMFLVWRLLPETLPAERRLRLSFMAQLLRYAQILKERSFQAHAALGCSTMFLLFAYIGGSPAVFVGIFGLTPGAFAILFGANAAAFILASQLNPPLLMRFGATRVVRGVSLVMLAATLVLVAVVLSGSPTMLAVLLPITIANACTAIILPNATVGALARHSAHAGSASALQGTLQFSVAGTSGILLSVMADGTARPLAFLMLGAAIATVIAELMRPRS; from the coding sequence ATGTCATCGCTGCCTCTGCCCCCTGCCGCGCCGGCTTCCACCTTCCCGCGCTGGCTTCCCCTGTTGCTGGGCTTTCTGACCGCTATTGGCCCCCTCTCCACCGACATGTATCTGCCCGCTTTCCCGGCGGTGGAGGCCAGCTTCCGGTCACCGCCCGGCTCGGCCGAGATCACCCTGGCCGCCTGGTTCATGGGCCTCGCCGTGGGGCAGCTGGTGCAGGGCAGCCTGGCGGACCGCTACGGTCGGCGGGGGCCGCTGCTGGTGGGGCTGGTGGTCTTCATCATCGGCTCCGCCGGCTGCGCCCTGGCGACGGATATCCAGACCCTGGCGATCTGCCGCTTCATCGCGGCCTTCGGCGGCTCGGCCAGCACGGTGCTGCCGCGCGCCGTGGTGCGCGACATTGCCGAGGGCTTCACCGCCGCCAAGCTGATGTCCCGGCTGACGCTGGTGATGGGCGCCGCCCCCATCCTGGCGCCCAGCCTGGGCGGGTTGATGCTGCAATTCGGTAGCTGGCGGCAGATTTTCTGGTTCGGCGTCTGCTACGCGCTGCTCTCGATGTTCCTGGTCTGGCGGCTGCTGCCGGAAACCCTGCCGGCGGAGCGCCGCCTGCGGCTGAGCTTCATGGCACAGCTGCTGCGCTACGCGCAGATCCTGAAGGAGCGGAGCTTCCAGGCCCATGCGGCGCTGGGCTGCTCCACCATGTTCCTGCTCTTCGCCTATATCGGCGGCTCGCCGGCGGTCTTCGTCGGCATCTTCGGGCTGACGCCCGGTGCCTTCGCGATTCTCTTCGGCGCCAATGCGGCGGCCTTCATCCTGGCCTCGCAGCTCAACCCGCCGCTGCTGATGCGCTTCGGGGCGACGCGCGTGGTGCGCGGCGTCTCCCTGGTGATGCTGGCCGCGACGCTGGTGCTGGTCGCCGTGGTGCTGAGCGGGTCGCCGACGATGCTGGCGGTGCTGCTGCCCATCACCATCGCCAATGCCTGCACCGCCATCATCCTGCCGAATGCCACCGTCGGCGCGCTGGCACGGCATTCCGCCCATGCCGGCTCGGCCTCCGCCCTGCAGGGCACGCTGCAATTCAGCGTCGCCGGCACCAGCGGCATCCTGCTGAGCGTGATGGCCGATGGCACCGCCCGGCCGCTGGCCTTCCTCATGCTGGGCGCGGCCATCGCCACCGTCATCGCCGAGCTGATGCGCCCGCGTTCCTGA
- a CDS encoding amino acid ABC transporter substrate-binding protein has protein sequence MSFRAPPFLSAPGLAALAGAVLAAFPGAPAMAQASTDTVAAIRSRGQLVCGVAGQVAGFSLPDSRGEMRGIDADSCRAVAAAIFGDAGKVRFVATTPQNRFTALQSGEIDMLVRNTTWTLSREASLGLEFATINMYDGQGFMVKRASSVTSAKDLGGASICVQPGTTTELNMTDYFRSQNLPFTPVVIETVEEVQKAFISGRCDAYTTDTSSLASFRATQGPDAGKYLLLPEIISKEPLGAVIRKGDFKFFDIVRWAHFAQLTAEELGITSQNISSFEDSNNPDVQRFMGKSGDLGKMMGLSPDWAVRLVRQVGNYGEVWNRNITPLGIQRGINNLWTKGGLQYAPPMR, from the coding sequence ATGTCCTTCCGAGCCCCGCCTTTTCTCTCTGCCCCTGGCCTCGCGGCGCTGGCGGGGGCCGTACTCGCCGCATTCCCCGGGGCACCCGCCATGGCGCAGGCCTCGACCGATACGGTGGCTGCCATCCGCAGCCGCGGCCAGCTGGTCTGCGGCGTGGCGGGCCAGGTGGCTGGATTCTCCCTGCCGGACAGCAGGGGAGAGATGCGCGGCATCGATGCCGATAGCTGCCGCGCTGTCGCCGCCGCCATTTTCGGAGATGCCGGCAAGGTCCGCTTCGTCGCCACGACCCCGCAGAACCGTTTCACGGCGCTGCAGTCGGGCGAGATCGACATGCTCGTCCGCAACACTACCTGGACCCTGTCGCGCGAGGCCTCGCTGGGCCTGGAATTCGCCACGATCAACATGTACGACGGCCAGGGCTTCATGGTGAAGAGGGCCTCCAGCGTGACATCGGCCAAGGATCTCGGCGGCGCCAGCATCTGCGTGCAGCCCGGCACCACCACCGAACTGAACATGACGGATTACTTCCGCAGCCAGAACCTGCCCTTCACCCCCGTGGTGATCGAGACGGTGGAGGAGGTGCAGAAGGCTTTCATCTCCGGCCGCTGCGATGCCTATACGACCGATACCTCCTCGCTGGCTTCCTTCCGCGCCACGCAGGGGCCGGATGCCGGGAAATACCTGCTGCTGCCGGAGATCATCTCGAAGGAGCCGCTGGGCGCCGTCATCCGCAAGGGCGACTTCAAGTTCTTCGACATCGTCCGCTGGGCGCATTTCGCGCAGCTGACGGCCGAGGAACTGGGCATCACCAGCCAGAACATCAGCAGCTTCGAGGACAGCAACAACCCCGATGTGCAGCGCTTCATGGGGAAGTCGGGCGACCTGGGCAAGATGATGGGCCTGAGCCCGGACTGGGCGGTGCGGCTGGTCAGGCAGGTCGGCAATTACGGCGAGGTCTGGAACCGCAATATCACGCCGCTGGGCATCCAGCGCGGCATCAACAACCTCTGGACCAAGGGCGGGCTGCAATACGCCCCGCCGATGCGCTGA
- a CDS encoding acylphosphatase, protein MDAKLVRIRGRVHGVGYRDWMVREATRLGVQGWVRNRSDGSVEALVCGEAAAVGALLTACRAGPTMAWVQEITEDFAEPAEEPGFRRTPSL, encoded by the coding sequence ATGGACGCCAAGCTGGTACGCATCCGTGGTCGGGTGCACGGGGTCGGCTACCGCGACTGGATGGTGCGGGAGGCGACACGGCTGGGCGTGCAGGGCTGGGTACGGAACCGAAGTGACGGCAGCGTGGAGGCGCTGGTCTGCGGCGAGGCCGCCGCCGTCGGCGCGCTGCTGACCGCCTGCCGCGCCGGCCCGACCATGGCCTGGGTGCAGGAGATCACCGAGGACTTCGCAGAGCCCGCGGAGGAACCCGGCTTCCGCCGGACGCCGAGCCTGTGA
- a CDS encoding ATP12 family protein, whose translation MKRFWDTATAAPHEEGGFTLLLDGRPMRLPAGGQLRLATERLADALAAEWQEAGGAKGGEMTMEMVPLTRVVSTAIDRVAPDPGPSVDAIAQYGETDLLCYRGEDPRLAAIQAAEWQPLLDWAALELDAPLKHTNDIRHVAQPPESLAALRRAVAALPPLPLTALGLAVPLLGSVVLGLAMVHRRLDAAEATRLAMVEESWQQDFWGEDAEAMARRRAIARDVALAERVMLLARD comes from the coding sequence ATGAAACGGTTCTGGGACACTGCCACCGCCGCCCCGCACGAGGAGGGCGGCTTCACCCTGTTGCTGGACGGCCGGCCGATGCGGCTGCCGGCCGGCGGCCAGCTGCGGCTGGCGACCGAACGCCTGGCCGATGCCCTTGCCGCCGAGTGGCAGGAGGCCGGCGGCGCCAAGGGCGGCGAGATGACGATGGAGATGGTGCCGCTGACCCGCGTGGTCAGCACCGCCATCGACCGCGTGGCGCCGGACCCCGGCCCCAGCGTGGATGCCATCGCCCAGTATGGCGAGACGGACCTGCTCTGCTACCGGGGCGAGGACCCGCGCCTGGCCGCCATCCAGGCGGCCGAATGGCAGCCGCTGCTGGATTGGGCGGCGCTGGAACTGGACGCCCCGCTGAAGCACACCAACGATATCCGGCATGTGGCGCAGCCGCCGGAATCGCTCGCCGCGCTGCGGCGCGCGGTGGCCGCCCTGCCGCCCCTGCCGCTGACGGCGCTGGGCCTGGCGGTGCCGCTGCTGGGTAGTGTGGTGCTGGGGCTGGCCATGGTGCACCGTCGCCTGGACGCCGCCGAGGCGACCCGGCTGGCCATGGTCGAGGAAAGCTGGCAGCAGGATTTCTGGGGCGAGGATGCCGAGGCGATGGCGCGCCGCCGCGCCATCGCCAGGGATGTGGCCCTGGCCGAGAGAGTGATGCTGCTGGCGCGCGACTGA
- a CDS encoding 3-hydroxybutyryl-CoA dehydrogenase, with protein sequence MAEISTVGVIGAGQMGNGIAHVAALAGLDVVLVDVKAEAVEKARATIAKNLDRQVSKGSIDAAVREAALGRIQGGTDMAALSAADIVIEAATEREDLKLSIFRQVVPLLKADAILASNTSSISITRLAAVTDRPHRFIGMHFMNPVPVMKLVEIIRGIATDDETFAAVQQLAERMGKTTAVAQDFPAFIVNRVLIPMINEAVYALQEGVGDVRSIDAAMKLGAAHPMGPLELGDFIGLDTCLAIMRVLHEGMGDSKYRPSPLLVKHVEAGWLGRKSGRGFYDYSQEPPRPTR encoded by the coding sequence ATGGCGGAGATCAGCACGGTCGGCGTCATCGGCGCCGGCCAGATGGGCAATGGCATCGCCCATGTGGCGGCGCTTGCGGGACTGGATGTCGTGCTGGTCGACGTCAAAGCCGAGGCGGTCGAGAAGGCGCGCGCGACCATCGCGAAGAACCTCGACCGTCAGGTGAGCAAAGGCAGCATCGATGCAGCCGTCAGGGAGGCCGCCCTCGGGCGCATCCAGGGCGGCACCGACATGGCGGCGCTCTCCGCCGCCGATATCGTCATCGAGGCGGCGACGGAGCGCGAGGACCTCAAGCTCTCCATCTTCAGACAAGTGGTGCCGCTGCTGAAGGCGGATGCCATCCTGGCCTCCAACACCTCCTCCATCTCCATCACCCGCCTGGCCGCCGTCACCGACCGGCCGCACCGCTTCATCGGCATGCACTTCATGAATCCGGTGCCGGTGATGAAGCTGGTGGAGATCATCCGCGGCATCGCCACGGATGACGAGACCTTCGCCGCGGTGCAGCAGCTTGCCGAGCGGATGGGCAAGACCACGGCGGTGGCGCAGGACTTCCCCGCCTTCATCGTCAACCGCGTGCTGATCCCCATGATCAACGAGGCGGTCTATGCGCTGCAGGAAGGCGTGGGCGACGTGCGCTCGATCGACGCCGCCATGAAGCTGGGCGCGGCGCATCCGATGGGCCCGCTGGAACTGGGCGACTTCATCGGCCTGGATACCTGCCTCGCCATCATGCGGGTGCTGCACGAGGGCATGGGGGACAGCAAATACCGTCCCTCCCCGCTGCTGGTGAAGCATGTGGAAGCGGGCTGGCTGGGCCGGAAATCCGGCCGCGGCTTCTATGACTACAGCCAGGAGCCGCCGCGCCCGACGCGGTAG
- a CDS encoding electron transfer flavoprotein subunit alpha/FixB family protein translates to MAVLILADRSEDHVSVPTRSTVAAATQIDSDVHMLVLGNAAAAQAAAKLPGVTKVIQADGPAYEHGLAEPAAALLLALAPGYTHLLSPGSAMGKNIMPRVAALLDLQIITDIAGVVDAETFRRFIYAGNALATVKSADAKKVMTVRAASFDPVPAEGGNAPVEAAPAAEAPALSSFVGAEIAKSERPELTAARVVISGGRALGSAENFAILDKVADKLGAAVGASRAAVDAGYAPNDHQVGQTGKIVAPELYIAVGISGAIQHLAGMKDSKVIVAINKDEEAPIFQVADYGLVGDLFKIIPELEQELG, encoded by the coding sequence ATGGCCGTCCTGATTCTCGCCGACCGCAGCGAAGATCATGTTTCCGTTCCGACCCGCTCCACCGTGGCGGCGGCGACGCAGATCGATTCCGACGTGCATATGCTGGTGCTGGGCAATGCCGCGGCCGCGCAGGCGGCCGCGAAGCTGCCCGGCGTCACCAAGGTGATCCAGGCCGACGGTCCGGCCTATGAGCACGGCCTGGCCGAGCCCGCCGCCGCCCTGCTGCTGGCGCTGGCGCCCGGCTACACGCATCTGCTCTCGCCGGGCAGCGCCATGGGCAAGAACATCATGCCCCGCGTCGCCGCCCTGCTGGACCTCCAGATCATCACGGACATCGCCGGCGTGGTGGACGCGGAGACCTTCCGCCGCTTCATCTATGCCGGCAATGCGCTGGCCACGGTGAAGTCGGCCGATGCGAAGAAGGTGATGACCGTCCGCGCCGCCAGCTTCGACCCGGTCCCGGCCGAGGGCGGCAACGCCCCGGTCGAGGCGGCGCCCGCGGCCGAGGCCCCTGCCCTCTCCTCCTTCGTCGGCGCCGAGATCGCCAAGAGCGAGCGGCCGGAACTGACCGCCGCGCGCGTTGTCATCTCCGGTGGCCGCGCCCTGGGCTCGGCCGAGAACTTCGCGATCCTGGACAAGGTGGCGGACAAGCTGGGCGCCGCCGTCGGCGCCTCCCGCGCCGCCGTGGATGCCGGCTACGCGCCGAACGACCACCAGGTCGGCCAGACCGGCAAGATCGTGGCGCCGGAGCTCTATATCGCCGTCGGCATCTCGGGCGCCATCCAGCACCTCGCCGGTATGAAGGACAGCAAGGTGATCGTCGCCATCAACAAGGACGAGGAGGCGCCGATCTTCCAGGTGGCCGACTACGGCCTGGTGGGCGACCTCTTCAAGATCATCCCGGAACTCGAGCAGGAGCTGGGCTGA
- a CDS encoding electron transfer flavoprotein subunit beta/FixA family protein: MKLLVPVKRVVDYNVKVRVKADGTGVETANVKMSMNPFDEIAVEEAVRLKEKGIATEIVAVSIGPAQAQEQIRTALAMGADRGILVEAEGAEPLAVAKILKAIAEREQPQIVILGKQAIDDDMNATGQMLAALLGWSQGTFASKVEIADGRATVTREVDGGLETVSLSLPAIVTTDLRLNEPRYASLPNIMKARKKPIETLKPTDLGVDVTPRLTVLKVEEPPKRQAGRKVASVAELVDKLRNEAKVI; this comes from the coding sequence ATGAAGCTCCTGGTCCCGGTCAAGCGGGTGGTCGACTATAACGTGAAGGTTCGCGTCAAGGCGGATGGCACGGGTGTCGAGACCGCCAACGTCAAGATGTCGATGAACCCCTTCGACGAGATCGCCGTGGAAGAGGCGGTGCGGCTGAAGGAGAAGGGAATCGCGACCGAGATCGTGGCCGTCTCCATCGGGCCGGCCCAGGCGCAGGAGCAGATCCGCACCGCACTGGCCATGGGTGCCGATCGCGGCATCCTGGTGGAAGCCGAGGGCGCCGAGCCGCTGGCGGTGGCCAAGATCCTGAAGGCGATCGCCGAGCGCGAGCAGCCGCAGATCGTCATCCTGGGCAAGCAGGCCATCGACGACGACATGAACGCCACCGGCCAGATGCTGGCGGCGCTGCTGGGCTGGAGCCAGGGCACCTTCGCCAGCAAGGTCGAGATTGCCGACGGCCGCGCCACCGTGACGCGCGAGGTCGATGGCGGCCTGGAGACGGTCAGCCTGTCGCTGCCGGCCATCGTCACCACCGACCTGCGGCTGAACGAGCCCCGCTATGCCAGCCTTCCCAACATCATGAAGGCGCGCAAGAAGCCGATCGAGACGCTGAAGCCCACCGATCTCGGCGTCGATGTCACGCCGCGCCTGACCGTGCTGAAGGTCGAGGAGCCGCCGAAGCGCCAGGCGGGCCGGAAGGTCGCCTCGGTGGCCGAGCTGGTGGACAAGCTGCGCAACGAAGCGAAGGTGATCTGA
- a CDS encoding twin transmembrane helix small protein — MQTAVTVLLVIVMLATLGTLFAGMLGLARGEDGAKSNRLMRWRVMLQGLAVALFVLLLLISRH, encoded by the coding sequence ATGCAAACCGCCGTTACCGTACTTCTGGTCATCGTCATGCTGGCCACCCTGGGCACTCTTTTCGCAGGCATGCTCGGGCTCGCGCGTGGCGAGGACGGCGCGAAGTCCAACCGGCTTATGCGCTGGCGGGTCATGCTGCAGGGCCTGGCCGTGGCGCTGTTCGTGCTGCTGCTACTGATCAGCCGGCACTGA